The sequence below is a genomic window from Deltaproteobacteria bacterium.
CTTTCATTGGCTTTTGTCACTTAGTTTGGTGCTGCAAGCGATAGGCGTTGGCGTCCTTTTATATTTTGACACTCTGGGGATCTGGGCCCTGGCAGTCTTCGTTCCCTGCGTTGGGCTTGGTTACGGCGGCCTTGTCGTACTTTGGCCACTCTCGGTCAGCCATGATTTCGGGACGCGCGCGTTCGGCGCCATTGCTGGCGCAGTCGGGACGATCGCGCTCAGTATTGGAGGAGCCGTCGGACCAGTCGCTGCAGGCGCGATGTACGACAGCACAGGGAACTATGGGATTGCGTTCTTATCCTGTCTTGGTCTGTTTCTGGCAGGCGCCATGATCGCCTTTGTTACCGTAGAGCCCCAACGAGCCATCGCCCCCTCGCCGTCTCTGCACATACCGGCCAGCAAGAGGGACCTTGAATAGTGGTCGGGATCGAGAGCGATCCGGCCCTCTCTGTCTCTATCTCAATTCTCGATCTTGAGATTCCTGGATTCCGGGTCTCGCTGTGCTCGCCTGCAATGTCGTTGTCACGACAACCCGTGTTGCATACCAAGCACGAGCGATACCTACTTGCGCGGATGGCGGAGTTGGTAGAATTTGAGCCGCGGGAGGGTGCCTCTTTGTTCAAACGTGTATTGATTGCCAATCGAGGAGAAATTGCTATCCGCGTCGCGCGTGCTGCGTCAGCGCTTGGTGTGGAGTCGGTCAGTGTCTATGCTCCGGCTGACGCGCTCTCGCTGCATACGCGGGTTACTACGGAGTCACGTTCGCTACAGGTAACGTCGAGTAATCCTGTGCGCGCCTATCTTGATCTCGGCGCGTTGATTGCGGCGGCCAAGGCGACTCACTGTGACAGCGTGCATCCTGGCTACGGTTTCCTGTCCGAGAATAGCGCCTTCGCGCAGCAATGCGTCGATGCGGGTATTGCTTTCATCGGGCCGCGTCCCGAGACGCTCGCGCTCTTCGGTGATAAGACCCAGGCGCGTAAGTTGGCGCGCTCACTCGGCATTCCGATCATTCCAGGCAGCCCGCATGCGGTAGCGAGTGCCGAGGACGCCCGCGCGATCGCCGAAAAGATTGGCTATCCCGTAATGCTGAAAGCGGCAGCGGGCGGCGGCGGGCGTGGTATGCGTACCGTTACAAGTGGTGAGGAGATGTCGGCAGCTTTCGCGCGCTGTCAGAGTGAAGCACAGGCAGCATTCGGCGATGGCTCGCTGTTCATCGAGAAGCTGCTGGCCCGGCCTCGTCATATCGAAGTCCAGGTCCTGGCTGATAGCCAGGGCAACATCGTGCATCTCTACGAGCGCGACTGCTCTGTCCAGCTGCGCAACCAGAAGGTGGTCGAGATTGCGCCAGCGCCGGGGCTGGACGCCAGCCTGCGACGACGCATCTTGGACGATGCAATTCGGCTGGCCCGGGCCGCTGGCTATGAGAACGCGGGCACCGTTGAGTTCCTGGTCAGCCCGGAGCGCAGTGAGTACTTTTTTATCGAGTGCAATCCCCGCATCCAAGTGGAACACACTGTTACTGAGCAGGTCACAGGCATCGATCTCGTCGAGTCTCAGTTCCGCATCGCGGCGGGCGAGTCTCTTGCGGCGTTGGGGATTGTCAATCAGGAGTCGATTACAGAGCCGCGCGGCTATGCCGTACAAGCACGCATCGTCGCAAACGGCGCTGGTGTGCTGACAGGGTATAAGGAACCGACCGGTCGCGGCGTGCGAGTCGATTCCTGTGGCTATCTGGGCTACGCCCCGCCACCGCAATTCGACCCGATGTTTGCCAAGCTCATCTGTCAATCAAACTCGACTCAGTCCTTCACGTCGGCGCTCGACAACAACGTACGCGCGCTGGATGAGTTCCACATTGCAGGTCTGCCGACCAATCTGCGCCAGTTGCGCGCGGTCCTCTCACATCCAGAGGTACGGGCGGGCAATGCTCGTACCAGCTTTTTCTCGGAGCATCCTGATCTTGTCTCGAACGGTAAGGTGGCCTCCGCATCGGGAGCGCTCGCGCTGCTCGAACAGCAAGCGACCTCGCTGCGCGGTGGCAGAGCCGCACTCACTGTGAATGGAGCGCATCCGGCATCGGCGGGCTTGTCCGTACCGAGTGGAGAGGAAGGCGTCGCCAGCTCGATGGCAGGCAACATCATCGAAGTGTCCGTCGAAGCCGGTACGACGGTCGAAGCCGGCGCGACGTTGATGGTCATCAGCGCGATGAAAATGGAGACCGCGATCACCGCGCACTGTGCTGGCCTCGTCACCGGCATCAGTCCCACCGAGAGCGGCGTAACGGTTGCCGTCGGACAGATCATTGCCACGATCGCTCCCTCGGCACACGCAAGCGAGATCCGCGCGCCGCGGAGTTACGGCGAGAACACCTGGGCGCCGATGATGGCCGATGTGCAGGCGCTGCAAGCGATCGCGCATCAGCGGTTCGCATCCGAGTCGAAAGATCCGGGCGTGGTCCGCCAACGGTCGCGCGGCAAGCTGACCTGCCGCGAGCGTATCGATTTGCTACTTGATGCTGGAACATTTCGTGAGGTTGGTAGCCTGGCGGGATTCGCGGACTATGACGAGCATGGACGTGTTGCTGGCTTCACGCCCGCTAATCATGTGGGAGGATGGGGCAAGGTCGCGGGCCGCACAGCCGTCGTGTGCGCCGATGATTTTACCTCGCGCGGTGGCCATGCCGATGGGGCGATCGGCGGGAAGGCCATTCACCTGGATCGGCTGTCCCTCGATCTGCGCTGTCCATCGATTCGCTTACTGGACGGTTCATCTGGCGGCGGCAGCGTCGCCGCGATGGTGCCGCAACAGCAGAAGGCCGGTGAGAGCAATGCGCAGGAAAGTTCGGGGACTATCACTGCTGGTCGCCCACGGGTCTCCGGCCAAGGCGGCTCGTTCCTGCCGGGCCACCTCGGCAGTACGATGTATGTCGAGCATCTGAGCCAAGTGCCCGTGGTCAATATGCTGCTCGGCAGTGTGGTGGGCATCGGCGCTGCGAAGGCGGTGCTTGGGCATTTCGCTGTCATGGTGCGCGACATCGCGCAGTTGTTCGTGGCGGGACCACCAGTTGTGAGTCACGCGATGCGGTATGACATCTCGAAGGAAGAGTTGGGCGGTTGGCAGGTTCATTGCCGCAATGGGTCCGTCGACAACCTTGCAGAGTCAGAGGAAGAAGCGACGGCGATGACCAAGCAGTTTCTCTCCTATCTGCCATCGAGCGTCTACGAAGTGCCGCCGGTACTGCTGCCCGACCCAGCCGATCCTCTTGATCGCCAGGAGGAAGAGCTGTTCACCCTCATCCCCCGCCAGCGTACGATGACCTTCGACATGCGCCGCGCCATTCGCTTGATGGCGGATCGCGGCTCGTTCTTCGAGATTGGGTCGTTGTGGGGGACCGACCAGATCGTGGGCTTCGTCCGTTTCAATGGCTATCCGATAGGTGTCATCGCCTCTGACTGTCGCCACATCAACGGCGGCGCGCTCACGGCCGATGGATGTGACAAGCTCAAGCGCCATCTTGACCTCTGTGATCTGTTCCATCTCCCAGTGTTGAACCTGGTAGACAATCCGGGCTTCGCGGTGGGTCTTGAGCATGAGATCGCCGGTACCATTCGCAAGGGCGCCGAATGGATGATCGCGTTCGCGCAGGTCTCGGTGCCGATCTTCACCGTCATTATGCGCCGCAGCTTTGGGGTTGCGGGCAACAACTATGCGACGCCGCGCAGCGGAGCCAGTGCACGCGTGGTGTGGCCGGCCGCAGATGTGGGCGGCATCCCGCCGGAAGGTGGTATCGAGGCCGCATACAAACGCCAGCTTGCAGAAGCCGCTGATCCTGCGGCGCTGCGTGCGGAGATCAACGCGCGAATCGAGAGCGCGCGGGGACCAATCGGGCCGCTCAACCGCTTCCAGATGGAAGAGATGATCGATCCGCGCGACACACGGCGCTGGGTGTGCGAGTGGGTGGAGAACGCCTATCGCATCGTCTCACACCCAGCCACGCTTATGCCGCGAGCGCTGCAATTCCGACCGTAGGTGAGGAAAAACAAGGAATCTTAAAAATCCTCGGGGAATCTGCTCATCTTGATTTCTTCAATAGGGGCAAAGTGCCGTGGATTGGTGGTGACGAGTTCTAAGCCTTTCTTCCAGGCAGTTGCTGCAATCAAGGCATCAGCGAGATGATCTTTCAGATAC
It includes:
- a CDS encoding ATP-grasp domain-containing protein, with amino-acid sequence MVGIESDPALSVSISILDLEIPGFRVSLCSPAMSLSRQPVLHTKHERYLLARMAELVEFEPREGASLFKRVLIANRGEIAIRVARAASALGVESVSVYAPADALSLHTRVTTESRSLQVTSSNPVRAYLDLGALIAAAKATHCDSVHPGYGFLSENSAFAQQCVDAGIAFIGPRPETLALFGDKTQARKLARSLGIPIIPGSPHAVASAEDARAIAEKIGYPVMLKAAAGGGGRGMRTVTSGEEMSAAFARCQSEAQAAFGDGSLFIEKLLARPRHIEVQVLADSQGNIVHLYERDCSVQLRNQKVVEIAPAPGLDASLRRRILDDAIRLARAAGYENAGTVEFLVSPERSEYFFIECNPRIQVEHTVTEQVTGIDLVESQFRIAAGESLAALGIVNQESITEPRGYAVQARIVANGAGVLTGYKEPTGRGVRVDSCGYLGYAPPPQFDPMFAKLICQSNSTQSFTSALDNNVRALDEFHIAGLPTNLRQLRAVLSHPEVRAGNARTSFFSEHPDLVSNGKVASASGALALLEQQATSLRGGRAALTVNGAHPASAGLSVPSGEEGVASSMAGNIIEVSVEAGTTVEAGATLMVISAMKMETAITAHCAGLVTGISPTESGVTVAVGQIIATIAPSAHASEIRAPRSYGENTWAPMMADVQALQAIAHQRFASESKDPGVVRQRSRGKLTCRERIDLLLDAGTFREVGSLAGFADYDEHGRVAGFTPANHVGGWGKVAGRTAVVCADDFTSRGGHADGAIGGKAIHLDRLSLDLRCPSIRLLDGSSGGGSVAAMVPQQQKAGESNAQESSGTITAGRPRVSGQGGSFLPGHLGSTMYVEHLSQVPVVNMLLGSVVGIGAAKAVLGHFAVMVRDIAQLFVAGPPVVSHAMRYDISKEELGGWQVHCRNGSVDNLAESEEEATAMTKQFLSYLPSSVYEVPPVLLPDPADPLDRQEEELFTLIPRQRTMTFDMRRAIRLMADRGSFFEIGSLWGTDQIVGFVRFNGYPIGVIASDCRHINGGALTADGCDKLKRHLDLCDLFHLPVLNLVDNPGFAVGLEHEIAGTIRKGAEWMIAFAQVSVPIFTVIMRRSFGVAGNNYATPRSGASARVVWPAADVGGIPPEGGIEAAYKRQLAEAADPAALRAEINARIESARGPIGPLNRFQMEEMIDPRDTRRWVCEWVENAYRIVSHPATLMPRALQFRP